The Parambassis ranga chromosome 1, fParRan2.1, whole genome shotgun sequence genome includes a region encoding these proteins:
- the LOC114433471 gene encoding oxysterol-binding protein 1-like isoform X8, translated as MSEPKPPTPTPGDTYKGWLFKWTNYIKGYQRRWFVLSNGLLSYYRTQAEMGHTCRGTINLATANIAVEDSCNFVISNGGAQTYHLKASSEVERQRWITALELAKAKAVRMQAESDDSGDDCPAVPPASGQGGGCRNSEIQSTLRTLNSKVEDLSTCNDLIVKHGSALQRSLSELEAIRVGGEMGEKIRQVTERATLFRITSNAMINACRDFLSLAQNHSKRWQKALQTERDQRIRLEETLEQLAKQHNHLERAFRGATVLPPSLSNLTLGTKGGVSGKGDASDEDDDNEFFDAMEDPAEFITVPADPKYHRRSGSNVSGFSSETGMDDQSFDELSLASNPESPQPLELEPVRQRRTRIPDKPNYYLNLWSIMKNCIGKELSKIPMPVNFNEPLSMLQRLSEDLEYYELLDKAAKCQNSLEQMCYVAAFTVSSYSTTVHRTGKPFNPLLGETFELDRLRECGYRSLCEQVSHHPPAAAHHAMSEKGWTLRQEIALASKFRGKYLSIMPLGSIQCIFDKSNNHYSWKKVTTTVHNIIVGKLWIDQSGEIDVVNHKTGDRCHLKFAPYSYFSRDVPRKVTGVVTDKDGKAHYVLSGTWDEKMEFSKIMQSSKGENGTEGKQRTVYQTLKPKEIWRKNPLPEGAENMYFFSSLALTLNEHEEGVAPTDSRRRPDQRLMEEGRWDEANAEKQRLEEKQRIARREREREAVKAASSPEEADAQETGTEASEVSESTHPDNYQALWFEKIDDTVSGEALHVYKGGYWEAKEQGSWDMCADIF; from the exons ATGTCGGAGCCTAAGCCCCCTACCCCAACCCCTGGAGACACATACAAGGGTTGGCTTTTTAAATGGACAAACTATATAAAAGGTTACCAGAGACGGTGGTTTGTTCTCAGTAATGGACTGCTGTCTTACTACAG GACCCAGGCAGAGATGGGTCACACATGCCGTGGCACTATCAATCTGGCTACAGCCAATATTGCTGTGGAAGACTCGTGCAATTTTGTCATTTCCAACGGAGGTGCACAGACCTATCACCTGAAGGCTAGCTCAGAGGTAGAGCGCCAGCGATGGATCACTGCTCTGGAACTAGCTAAGGCAAAGGCTGTCCGCATGCAGGCTGAATCAG ATGACTCGGGTGACGACTGTCCTGCAGTCCCCCCTGCTTCAGGACAGGGTGGAGGCTGTCGTAACTCAGAAATCCAGTCTACGTTACGTACACTCAACAGCAAGGTGGAGGACCTGAGCACATGCAATGATCTCATTGTCAAACATGGGTCTGCCCTCCAAAG GTCTCTGTCAGAACTGGAGGCGATTCGTGTTGGAGGTGAGATGGGGGAAAAGATCAGACAAGTCACAGAGAGGGCCACGCTGTTCAGAATCACCTCTAATGCCATGATTaat gcctGTAGAGACTTCCTCTCCCTGGCCCAGAACCACAGTAAGCGCTGGCAGAAGGCCTTACAGACTGAGAGAGACCAGAGGATACGTCTGGAAGAGACTCTGGAGCAGTTAGCCAAACAGCACAACCACCTGGAAAGAGCTTTTAGAGGAGCTACAGTTCTCCCTCCATCATTAAGCAATCTCACTTTAGGTACCAAGG GGGGTGTTTCAGGTAAAGGTGATGCCAGCGATGAAGATGATGACAATGAGTTCTTTGATGCTATGGAAGACCCTGCAGAGTTCATTACTGTCCCTGCTGACCCCAAGTATCACAG GAGATCTGGCAGCAACGTCAGTGGGTTCAGCAGTGAGACTGGAATGGACGATCAGTCG TTTGATGAGCTGTCTTTGGCGTCCAATCCAGAGTCTCCACAACCTCTTGAGCTTGAGCCAGTTAGACAAAGACGAACTCGCATCCCTGACAAACCCAACTATTACCTCAATCTGTGGAGCATCATGAAGAACTGTATTGGGAAGGAGCTCTCAAAGATACCGATGCCT GTGAATTTCAATGAGCCCCTTTCCATGCTGCAGCGCCTGTCTGAAGACCTGGAGTACTATGAGCTCCTGGATAAGGCTGCTAAGTGTCAGAACTCTCTAGAGCAGATGTGTTACGTGGCAGCTTTCACAGTCTCATCCTACTCCACCACTGTCCACCGCACAGGGAAACCCTTCAATCCTCTGCTGGGAGAAACTTTTGAGCTTGATCGGCTCAGAGAGTGTGGTTATCGCTCGCTTTGTGAAcag GTGAGTCACCACccgcctgctgcagctcaccatgCCATGTCTGAAAAGGGCTGGACCCTCAGACAGGAGATTGCACTGGCCAGCAAGTTTAGAGGAAAATATCTCTCCATCATGCCCTTGG GATCTATCCAGTGTATATTTGATAAGAGCAACAATCATTACTCTTGGAAGAAAGTGACAACAACAGTACACAACATTATTGTTGGGAAACTATGGATCGATCAG TCAGGGGAGATAGATGTGGTGAACCACAAGACAGGGGATCGCTGCCACCTTAAGTTCGCTCCTTACAGTTACTTCTCCAGAGATGTCCCAAGAAAG GTAACTGGAGTGGTAACAGATAAGGATGGAAAGGCCCACTACGTGCTGTCAGGAACATGGGATGAGAAGATGGAGTTTTCTAAGATAATGCAGAGCAGCAAAGGCGAGAATGGCACTGAAGGCAAACAGAGGACTGTGTACCAAACTCTAAAACCCAAAGAAATCTGGAGAAAGAACCCTCTTCC agagggagcagagaacATGTACTTCTTCTCCTCACTGGCCTTGACACTCAATGAACATGAAGAGGGAGTGGCACCAACAGACAGCCGGCGGCGCCCTGACCAGCGGTTAATGGAAGAAGGCCGTTGGGATGAAGCAAACGCAGAGAAACAGAGGCTAGAGGAAAAACAGCGCATTGCCCGTCGAGAAAGGGAGAGGGAAGCTGTTAAAGCAGCTAGCTCACCCGAGGAAG CTGATGCACAAGAGACTGGCACGGAAGCAAGTGAGGTTTCTGAAA GCACCCATCCAGACAACTACCAAGCACTGTGGTTTGAGAAGATAGACGACACCGTATCTGGAGAGGCACTGCACGTCTACAAAGGGGGTTACTGGGAGGCAAAGGAACAAGGGAGCTGGGACATGTGTGCTGACATCTTCTGA
- the LOC114433471 gene encoding oxysterol-binding protein 1-like isoform X7, producing the protein MSEPKPPTPTPGDTYKGWLFKWTNYIKGYQRRWFVLSNGLLSYYRTQAEMGHTCRGTINLATANIAVEDSCNFVISNGGAQTYHLKASSEVERQRWITALELAKAKAVRMQAESDDSGDDCPAVPPASGQGGGCRNSEIQSTLRTLNSKVEDLSTCNDLIVKHGSALQRSLSELEAIRVGGEMGEKIRQVTERATLFRITSNAMINACRDFLSLAQNHSKRWQKALQTERDQRIRLEETLEQLAKQHNHLERAFRGATVLPPSLSNLTLGTKGGVSGKGDASDEDDDNEFFDAMEDPAEFITVPADPKYHRRSGSNVSGFSSETGMDDQSFDELSLASNPESPQPLELEPVRQRRTRIPDKPNYYLNLWSIMKNCIGKELSKIPMPVNFNEPLSMLQRLSEDLEYYELLDKAAKCQNSLEQMCYVAAFTVSSYSTTVHRTGKPFNPLLGETFELDRLRECGYRSLCEQVSHHPPAAAHHAMSEKGWTLRQEIALASKFRGKYLSIMPLGSIQCIFDKSNNHYSWKKVTTTVHNIIVGKLWIDQSGEIDVVNHKTGDRCHLKFAPYSYFSRDVPRKVTGVVTDKDGKAHYVLSGTWDEKMEFSKIMQSSKGENGTEGKQRTVYQTLKPKEIWRKNPLPEGAENMYFFSSLALTLNEHEEGVAPTDSRRRPDQRLMEEGRWDEANAEKQRLEEKQRIARREREREAVKAASSPEEAITEDSINDSPLKTDAQETGTEASEVSESTHPDNYQALWFEKIDDTVSGEALHVYKGGYWEAKEQGSWDMCADIF; encoded by the exons ATGTCGGAGCCTAAGCCCCCTACCCCAACCCCTGGAGACACATACAAGGGTTGGCTTTTTAAATGGACAAACTATATAAAAGGTTACCAGAGACGGTGGTTTGTTCTCAGTAATGGACTGCTGTCTTACTACAG GACCCAGGCAGAGATGGGTCACACATGCCGTGGCACTATCAATCTGGCTACAGCCAATATTGCTGTGGAAGACTCGTGCAATTTTGTCATTTCCAACGGAGGTGCACAGACCTATCACCTGAAGGCTAGCTCAGAGGTAGAGCGCCAGCGATGGATCACTGCTCTGGAACTAGCTAAGGCAAAGGCTGTCCGCATGCAGGCTGAATCAG ATGACTCGGGTGACGACTGTCCTGCAGTCCCCCCTGCTTCAGGACAGGGTGGAGGCTGTCGTAACTCAGAAATCCAGTCTACGTTACGTACACTCAACAGCAAGGTGGAGGACCTGAGCACATGCAATGATCTCATTGTCAAACATGGGTCTGCCCTCCAAAG GTCTCTGTCAGAACTGGAGGCGATTCGTGTTGGAGGTGAGATGGGGGAAAAGATCAGACAAGTCACAGAGAGGGCCACGCTGTTCAGAATCACCTCTAATGCCATGATTaat gcctGTAGAGACTTCCTCTCCCTGGCCCAGAACCACAGTAAGCGCTGGCAGAAGGCCTTACAGACTGAGAGAGACCAGAGGATACGTCTGGAAGAGACTCTGGAGCAGTTAGCCAAACAGCACAACCACCTGGAAAGAGCTTTTAGAGGAGCTACAGTTCTCCCTCCATCATTAAGCAATCTCACTTTAGGTACCAAGG GGGGTGTTTCAGGTAAAGGTGATGCCAGCGATGAAGATGATGACAATGAGTTCTTTGATGCTATGGAAGACCCTGCAGAGTTCATTACTGTCCCTGCTGACCCCAAGTATCACAG GAGATCTGGCAGCAACGTCAGTGGGTTCAGCAGTGAGACTGGAATGGACGATCAGTCG TTTGATGAGCTGTCTTTGGCGTCCAATCCAGAGTCTCCACAACCTCTTGAGCTTGAGCCAGTTAGACAAAGACGAACTCGCATCCCTGACAAACCCAACTATTACCTCAATCTGTGGAGCATCATGAAGAACTGTATTGGGAAGGAGCTCTCAAAGATACCGATGCCT GTGAATTTCAATGAGCCCCTTTCCATGCTGCAGCGCCTGTCTGAAGACCTGGAGTACTATGAGCTCCTGGATAAGGCTGCTAAGTGTCAGAACTCTCTAGAGCAGATGTGTTACGTGGCAGCTTTCACAGTCTCATCCTACTCCACCACTGTCCACCGCACAGGGAAACCCTTCAATCCTCTGCTGGGAGAAACTTTTGAGCTTGATCGGCTCAGAGAGTGTGGTTATCGCTCGCTTTGTGAAcag GTGAGTCACCACccgcctgctgcagctcaccatgCCATGTCTGAAAAGGGCTGGACCCTCAGACAGGAGATTGCACTGGCCAGCAAGTTTAGAGGAAAATATCTCTCCATCATGCCCTTGG GATCTATCCAGTGTATATTTGATAAGAGCAACAATCATTACTCTTGGAAGAAAGTGACAACAACAGTACACAACATTATTGTTGGGAAACTATGGATCGATCAG TCAGGGGAGATAGATGTGGTGAACCACAAGACAGGGGATCGCTGCCACCTTAAGTTCGCTCCTTACAGTTACTTCTCCAGAGATGTCCCAAGAAAG GTAACTGGAGTGGTAACAGATAAGGATGGAAAGGCCCACTACGTGCTGTCAGGAACATGGGATGAGAAGATGGAGTTTTCTAAGATAATGCAGAGCAGCAAAGGCGAGAATGGCACTGAAGGCAAACAGAGGACTGTGTACCAAACTCTAAAACCCAAAGAAATCTGGAGAAAGAACCCTCTTCC agagggagcagagaacATGTACTTCTTCTCCTCACTGGCCTTGACACTCAATGAACATGAAGAGGGAGTGGCACCAACAGACAGCCGGCGGCGCCCTGACCAGCGGTTAATGGAAGAAGGCCGTTGGGATGAAGCAAACGCAGAGAAACAGAGGCTAGAGGAAAAACAGCGCATTGCCCGTCGAGAAAGGGAGAGGGAAGCTGTTAAAGCAGCTAGCTCACCCGAGGAAG CTATCACTGAGGATTCAATCAATGACTCGCCTTTAAAAA CTGATGCACAAGAGACTGGCACGGAAGCAAGTGAGGTTTCTGAAA GCACCCATCCAGACAACTACCAAGCACTGTGGTTTGAGAAGATAGACGACACCGTATCTGGAGAGGCACTGCACGTCTACAAAGGGGGTTACTGGGAGGCAAAGGAACAAGGGAGCTGGGACATGTGTGCTGACATCTTCTGA
- the LOC114433471 gene encoding oxysterol-binding protein 1-like isoform X2: MSEPKPPTPTPGDTYKGWLFKWTNYIKGYQRRWFVLSNGLLSYYRTQAEMGHTCRGTINLATANIAVEDSCNFVISNGGAQTYHLKASSEVERQRWITALELAKAKAVRMQAESDDSGDDCPAVPPASGQGGGCRNSEIQSTLRTLNSKVEDLSTCNDLIVKHGSALQRSLSELEAIRVGGEMGEKIRQVTERATLFRITSNAMINACRDFLSLAQNHSKRWQKALQTERDQRIRLEETLEQLAKQHNHLERAFRGATVLPPSLSNLTLGTKGGVSGKGDASDEDDDNEFFDAMEDPAEFITVPADPKYHRRSGSNVSGFSSETGMDDQSFDELSLASNPESPQPLELEPVRQRRTRIPDKPNYYLNLWSIMKNCIGKELSKIPMPVNFNEPLSMLQRLSEDLEYYELLDKAAKCQNSLEQMCYVAAFTVSSYSTTVHRTGKPFNPLLGETFELDRLRECGYRSLCEQVSHHPPAAAHHAMSEKGWTLRQEIALASKFRGKYLSIMPLGSIQCIFDKSNNHYSWKKVTTTVHNIIVGKLWIDQSGEIDVVNHKTGDRCHLKFAPYSYFSRDVPRKVTGVVTDKDGKAHYVLSGTWDEKMEFSKIMQSSKGENGTEGKQRTVYQTLKPKEIWRKNPLPEGAENMYFFSSLALTLNEHEEGVAPTDSRRRPDQRLMEEGRWDEANAEKQRLEEKQRIARREREREAVKAASSPEEADAQETGTEASEVSETDTEDSSPHTPVASPHGSLFPYLSKYSDHNLTYCAISSVVKSRLENLCSPSIIYLFTTYSLLVEGKEGPYGAPVKSTHPDNYQALWFEKIDDTVSGEALHVYKGGYWEAKEQGSWDMCADIF, from the exons ATGTCGGAGCCTAAGCCCCCTACCCCAACCCCTGGAGACACATACAAGGGTTGGCTTTTTAAATGGACAAACTATATAAAAGGTTACCAGAGACGGTGGTTTGTTCTCAGTAATGGACTGCTGTCTTACTACAG GACCCAGGCAGAGATGGGTCACACATGCCGTGGCACTATCAATCTGGCTACAGCCAATATTGCTGTGGAAGACTCGTGCAATTTTGTCATTTCCAACGGAGGTGCACAGACCTATCACCTGAAGGCTAGCTCAGAGGTAGAGCGCCAGCGATGGATCACTGCTCTGGAACTAGCTAAGGCAAAGGCTGTCCGCATGCAGGCTGAATCAG ATGACTCGGGTGACGACTGTCCTGCAGTCCCCCCTGCTTCAGGACAGGGTGGAGGCTGTCGTAACTCAGAAATCCAGTCTACGTTACGTACACTCAACAGCAAGGTGGAGGACCTGAGCACATGCAATGATCTCATTGTCAAACATGGGTCTGCCCTCCAAAG GTCTCTGTCAGAACTGGAGGCGATTCGTGTTGGAGGTGAGATGGGGGAAAAGATCAGACAAGTCACAGAGAGGGCCACGCTGTTCAGAATCACCTCTAATGCCATGATTaat gcctGTAGAGACTTCCTCTCCCTGGCCCAGAACCACAGTAAGCGCTGGCAGAAGGCCTTACAGACTGAGAGAGACCAGAGGATACGTCTGGAAGAGACTCTGGAGCAGTTAGCCAAACAGCACAACCACCTGGAAAGAGCTTTTAGAGGAGCTACAGTTCTCCCTCCATCATTAAGCAATCTCACTTTAGGTACCAAGG GGGGTGTTTCAGGTAAAGGTGATGCCAGCGATGAAGATGATGACAATGAGTTCTTTGATGCTATGGAAGACCCTGCAGAGTTCATTACTGTCCCTGCTGACCCCAAGTATCACAG GAGATCTGGCAGCAACGTCAGTGGGTTCAGCAGTGAGACTGGAATGGACGATCAGTCG TTTGATGAGCTGTCTTTGGCGTCCAATCCAGAGTCTCCACAACCTCTTGAGCTTGAGCCAGTTAGACAAAGACGAACTCGCATCCCTGACAAACCCAACTATTACCTCAATCTGTGGAGCATCATGAAGAACTGTATTGGGAAGGAGCTCTCAAAGATACCGATGCCT GTGAATTTCAATGAGCCCCTTTCCATGCTGCAGCGCCTGTCTGAAGACCTGGAGTACTATGAGCTCCTGGATAAGGCTGCTAAGTGTCAGAACTCTCTAGAGCAGATGTGTTACGTGGCAGCTTTCACAGTCTCATCCTACTCCACCACTGTCCACCGCACAGGGAAACCCTTCAATCCTCTGCTGGGAGAAACTTTTGAGCTTGATCGGCTCAGAGAGTGTGGTTATCGCTCGCTTTGTGAAcag GTGAGTCACCACccgcctgctgcagctcaccatgCCATGTCTGAAAAGGGCTGGACCCTCAGACAGGAGATTGCACTGGCCAGCAAGTTTAGAGGAAAATATCTCTCCATCATGCCCTTGG GATCTATCCAGTGTATATTTGATAAGAGCAACAATCATTACTCTTGGAAGAAAGTGACAACAACAGTACACAACATTATTGTTGGGAAACTATGGATCGATCAG TCAGGGGAGATAGATGTGGTGAACCACAAGACAGGGGATCGCTGCCACCTTAAGTTCGCTCCTTACAGTTACTTCTCCAGAGATGTCCCAAGAAAG GTAACTGGAGTGGTAACAGATAAGGATGGAAAGGCCCACTACGTGCTGTCAGGAACATGGGATGAGAAGATGGAGTTTTCTAAGATAATGCAGAGCAGCAAAGGCGAGAATGGCACTGAAGGCAAACAGAGGACTGTGTACCAAACTCTAAAACCCAAAGAAATCTGGAGAAAGAACCCTCTTCC agagggagcagagaacATGTACTTCTTCTCCTCACTGGCCTTGACACTCAATGAACATGAAGAGGGAGTGGCACCAACAGACAGCCGGCGGCGCCCTGACCAGCGGTTAATGGAAGAAGGCCGTTGGGATGAAGCAAACGCAGAGAAACAGAGGCTAGAGGAAAAACAGCGCATTGCCCGTCGAGAAAGGGAGAGGGAAGCTGTTAAAGCAGCTAGCTCACCCGAGGAAG CTGATGCACAAGAGACTGGCACGGAAGCAAGTGAGGTTTCTGAAA CTGACACAGAGGACTCCTCCCCTCATACACCTGTTGCAT ccCCCCATGGGTCACTCTTCCCTTATTTAAGCAAGTATTCTGATCATAATTTAACATATTGTGCAATTAGTAGTGTAGTTAAATCCAGATTAGAAAACCTGTGTTCACCTTCCATTATTTATCTCTTTACAACATATTCTCTCTTAGTGGAAGGGAAGGAAGGTCCTTATGGAGCTCCAGTCAAAA GCACCCATCCAGACAACTACCAAGCACTGTGGTTTGAGAAGATAGACGACACCGTATCTGGAGAGGCACTGCACGTCTACAAAGGGGGTTACTGGGAGGCAAAGGAACAAGGGAGCTGGGACATGTGTGCTGACATCTTCTGA
- the LOC114433471 gene encoding oxysterol-binding protein 1-like isoform X1: protein MSEPKPPTPTPGDTYKGWLFKWTNYIKGYQRRWFVLSNGLLSYYRTQAEMGHTCRGTINLATANIAVEDSCNFVISNGGAQTYHLKASSEVERQRWITALELAKAKAVRMQAESDDSGDDCPAVPPASGQGGGCRNSEIQSTLRTLNSKVEDLSTCNDLIVKHGSALQRSLSELEAIRVGGEMGEKIRQVTERATLFRITSNAMINACRDFLSLAQNHSKRWQKALQTERDQRIRLEETLEQLAKQHNHLERAFRGATVLPPSLSNLTLGTKGGVSGKGDASDEDDDNEFFDAMEDPAEFITVPADPKYHRRSGSNVSGFSSETGMDDQSFDELSLASNPESPQPLELEPVRQRRTRIPDKPNYYLNLWSIMKNCIGKELSKIPMPVNFNEPLSMLQRLSEDLEYYELLDKAAKCQNSLEQMCYVAAFTVSSYSTTVHRTGKPFNPLLGETFELDRLRECGYRSLCEQVSHHPPAAAHHAMSEKGWTLRQEIALASKFRGKYLSIMPLGSIQCIFDKSNNHYSWKKVTTTVHNIIVGKLWIDQSGEIDVVNHKTGDRCHLKFAPYSYFSRDVPRKVTGVVTDKDGKAHYVLSGTWDEKMEFSKIMQSSKGENGTEGKQRTVYQTLKPKEIWRKNPLPEGAENMYFFSSLALTLNEHEEGVAPTDSRRRPDQRLMEEGRWDEANAEKQRLEEKQRIARREREREAVKAASSPEEAITEDSINDSPLKTDAQETGTEASEVSETDTEDSSPHTPVASPHGSLFPYLSKYSDHNLTYCAISSVVKSRLENLCSPSIIYLFTTYSLLVEGKEGPYGAPVKSTHPDNYQALWFEKIDDTVSGEALHVYKGGYWEAKEQGSWDMCADIF from the exons ATGTCGGAGCCTAAGCCCCCTACCCCAACCCCTGGAGACACATACAAGGGTTGGCTTTTTAAATGGACAAACTATATAAAAGGTTACCAGAGACGGTGGTTTGTTCTCAGTAATGGACTGCTGTCTTACTACAG GACCCAGGCAGAGATGGGTCACACATGCCGTGGCACTATCAATCTGGCTACAGCCAATATTGCTGTGGAAGACTCGTGCAATTTTGTCATTTCCAACGGAGGTGCACAGACCTATCACCTGAAGGCTAGCTCAGAGGTAGAGCGCCAGCGATGGATCACTGCTCTGGAACTAGCTAAGGCAAAGGCTGTCCGCATGCAGGCTGAATCAG ATGACTCGGGTGACGACTGTCCTGCAGTCCCCCCTGCTTCAGGACAGGGTGGAGGCTGTCGTAACTCAGAAATCCAGTCTACGTTACGTACACTCAACAGCAAGGTGGAGGACCTGAGCACATGCAATGATCTCATTGTCAAACATGGGTCTGCCCTCCAAAG GTCTCTGTCAGAACTGGAGGCGATTCGTGTTGGAGGTGAGATGGGGGAAAAGATCAGACAAGTCACAGAGAGGGCCACGCTGTTCAGAATCACCTCTAATGCCATGATTaat gcctGTAGAGACTTCCTCTCCCTGGCCCAGAACCACAGTAAGCGCTGGCAGAAGGCCTTACAGACTGAGAGAGACCAGAGGATACGTCTGGAAGAGACTCTGGAGCAGTTAGCCAAACAGCACAACCACCTGGAAAGAGCTTTTAGAGGAGCTACAGTTCTCCCTCCATCATTAAGCAATCTCACTTTAGGTACCAAGG GGGGTGTTTCAGGTAAAGGTGATGCCAGCGATGAAGATGATGACAATGAGTTCTTTGATGCTATGGAAGACCCTGCAGAGTTCATTACTGTCCCTGCTGACCCCAAGTATCACAG GAGATCTGGCAGCAACGTCAGTGGGTTCAGCAGTGAGACTGGAATGGACGATCAGTCG TTTGATGAGCTGTCTTTGGCGTCCAATCCAGAGTCTCCACAACCTCTTGAGCTTGAGCCAGTTAGACAAAGACGAACTCGCATCCCTGACAAACCCAACTATTACCTCAATCTGTGGAGCATCATGAAGAACTGTATTGGGAAGGAGCTCTCAAAGATACCGATGCCT GTGAATTTCAATGAGCCCCTTTCCATGCTGCAGCGCCTGTCTGAAGACCTGGAGTACTATGAGCTCCTGGATAAGGCTGCTAAGTGTCAGAACTCTCTAGAGCAGATGTGTTACGTGGCAGCTTTCACAGTCTCATCCTACTCCACCACTGTCCACCGCACAGGGAAACCCTTCAATCCTCTGCTGGGAGAAACTTTTGAGCTTGATCGGCTCAGAGAGTGTGGTTATCGCTCGCTTTGTGAAcag GTGAGTCACCACccgcctgctgcagctcaccatgCCATGTCTGAAAAGGGCTGGACCCTCAGACAGGAGATTGCACTGGCCAGCAAGTTTAGAGGAAAATATCTCTCCATCATGCCCTTGG GATCTATCCAGTGTATATTTGATAAGAGCAACAATCATTACTCTTGGAAGAAAGTGACAACAACAGTACACAACATTATTGTTGGGAAACTATGGATCGATCAG TCAGGGGAGATAGATGTGGTGAACCACAAGACAGGGGATCGCTGCCACCTTAAGTTCGCTCCTTACAGTTACTTCTCCAGAGATGTCCCAAGAAAG GTAACTGGAGTGGTAACAGATAAGGATGGAAAGGCCCACTACGTGCTGTCAGGAACATGGGATGAGAAGATGGAGTTTTCTAAGATAATGCAGAGCAGCAAAGGCGAGAATGGCACTGAAGGCAAACAGAGGACTGTGTACCAAACTCTAAAACCCAAAGAAATCTGGAGAAAGAACCCTCTTCC agagggagcagagaacATGTACTTCTTCTCCTCACTGGCCTTGACACTCAATGAACATGAAGAGGGAGTGGCACCAACAGACAGCCGGCGGCGCCCTGACCAGCGGTTAATGGAAGAAGGCCGTTGGGATGAAGCAAACGCAGAGAAACAGAGGCTAGAGGAAAAACAGCGCATTGCCCGTCGAGAAAGGGAGAGGGAAGCTGTTAAAGCAGCTAGCTCACCCGAGGAAG CTATCACTGAGGATTCAATCAATGACTCGCCTTTAAAAA CTGATGCACAAGAGACTGGCACGGAAGCAAGTGAGGTTTCTGAAA CTGACACAGAGGACTCCTCCCCTCATACACCTGTTGCAT ccCCCCATGGGTCACTCTTCCCTTATTTAAGCAAGTATTCTGATCATAATTTAACATATTGTGCAATTAGTAGTGTAGTTAAATCCAGATTAGAAAACCTGTGTTCACCTTCCATTATTTATCTCTTTACAACATATTCTCTCTTAGTGGAAGGGAAGGAAGGTCCTTATGGAGCTCCAGTCAAAA GCACCCATCCAGACAACTACCAAGCACTGTGGTTTGAGAAGATAGACGACACCGTATCTGGAGAGGCACTGCACGTCTACAAAGGGGGTTACTGGGAGGCAAAGGAACAAGGGAGCTGGGACATGTGTGCTGACATCTTCTGA